The DNA region TGTTTATGGGACATACGATGCGATTAGGTATAAGGTATGTTGCGATTTTGCTGAGTCCTTGATTATAATTGaatgattgaatttgattgttgtGATTTTGGTGGTAGAAAGCTATTTTTGTTATGGAATAaggatccttttttttttttttcttgtttgaagTTTAACCTTGTTGTAAATGTAAGGCAATTATTGTGTAGAACTAAATTACAATACCTGTTGTCTTTTATCAGAGGACTCGTATTGGAATAGGAATAAATTTCAGAGATTGTATCATTAGGAATAGGAAGTCAAAGTTATTTCTGATGATGCTGACTTGctgagtaaaataaaataagaaagatgGTCGAAGGAGGGAATTTGATTGATTTTATCTCTTGGAATCTGGGGAGGATAGATGTACACTCTCTTATgactgtttctaaatttttaactCGTGATTACCGCAAGATAACAACCATACCTCACACTAAATCTCACTCTAGTTAGGTATAGTAGAATATGGATTACCAACACTTCCTTTAACTTTTAGAGGATTGGGAAGTTGAAAATTGAGCTATATGAAACTTTTAGAAATAAAAGGGAAGCTGATCTAATGCACCACCCAATGGGGCTTTCCCTATTTTGGGGTTTGGGGATGTTCATTCTGAAACTAGAACTATTTACTAGTAAGTGACAGGGTAACCACCACTCTTAGTGATGGGGATAAGCTGTCTTTTCTATAACTACTACCAAACTTCTGTTGCCAATACAAGAAGCATTGCAAGTAAACAGTGGCACTAAACATCATCAATTCATTCGTTCTCCCACCAGCAAACACAAGTAGACAAAACAAAACTATTTCAGAGAGATTTTCACTAAATAATTAACAATGGTACCACTGCAACAAGGCTTACTGTCTAAAACCATATATAGATAAAAAACAAGATAATAATCTTTAATTTGCTTATGAGGGAAGATGTTATTTGTTATTCTCTTCATGGCAAGGATGACTTTTTAATCATGTAGAGGAGAATCATTTACAACTTCCGCAGCTTGGTTATTTGAAGTGTCTGATTAAGTGAGCAGATCCGAGTGTGAATTTCAATGCTTTGATCTGggtttttttgaaataagatgaTTCATTTATTCCATGGTAGCTGAATATATTGCAAGATTTtctccctcccccccccccccccccccgtttCCCCCCTTCTCCCCCTGGCCCCGGGGCCCCCTTTTGTTCCTTGCTAGCTTGATCTCTTGCAGGGAGATAATTTTGCAATTTTTACTTTCAACATTTGTCCATGCTGAAAAGTTTTTATCTCATATAGTTGTGTTAGGATTTTACTTACGGTCTTGACTAGTTTAATTTGCCACATTTAAAATCTGTATGCTCTGTCTATCCTTTGACATACATGTATTAGATTGCAAGATATATAATATGTTCGTGTCCCACAATAAACTGTAGTGTACATTATATACTCTGTTTTGGTCCTGTTCAATGCTgcctttaaattttatttcttgcTACTTGGACCACATTAAGTATGCTTCCCTTATGTGGTAATGTGGATTACATATCAAGTTCTATTATGATGGTGATATGATTTTCATAACTGATCAAGGAAAACCTTATTAAGACATAGCTGCCAATCTAATTTGCCATTGAAGCAGGCTCAAACTTTAAAACTAATATAGGTTTGAACAATCTAGTAGCAGAATACAATGCATGATTGCTGTGTTAGAATACGTTATATAAGGATATCTTTTTTGTCTGTGCTGTGTGTTTTTCAACTTTTTGTGATGACTATAACGAATCAATTATTGATCAAGTTTGAGTTTGGTACAATATAATTTGTGATAATTAAGGGTTACTTATTTCTGCAAACTTTCTAGGTCAGAgagacataaaaaattttaaggatAGTAGTATCTTCTCCCAATTTTGTACCTTACATTTACCCTTATGCAAAATGGAGTGAAAAGTCCTCTTCACCTGTTTCTTCTTGCTAGTCACAATCTAGCTCTTACacaaaatctctctctctctctctctcacacacacacacacacacacacacacacaaacagaCACACATGCACACACACGTCCTGCTCTCAAGAGGTTAGAGTCATTATGAGCCTTCTTGCATGTCCATGGTTCCAACTTAGTTGTAGGCAGCAAATCTTCAGCTGCAAATAGATTTTGCAACCAACAAAATAAGTTTGATCCCTATCTTTCCACTTGTAGTATTTGTTTTTCTACTGAGCTTTTGATCTTGAAACCTTGCAGGTTCCTGGAGCCCTCAAGATAAGGCACATTGGACAGACAACTCTAGGAAGTGCAGCTGTATTTAGCTTGTTCCTTGCTGCAGGAAGCTTGATTCGTTCTCACTAATTTGTTTCATATTATAATGTGCTTATGTCATAATTACTAGCATTTCCTTTGAATTTTAGCCAGCACAGAATTGCCTTTTTCGTAATCCTGTGAGATGTAATCTTTTTCGTGTCCAAAAATAACTTAACTGTTATGTTGTTGCCTTTTCAAAAGTTTTCCAATGTGCCATTGACTTTTTTTAagtattcggtgaataaaaaggtTGATAGAATAACATAACATGAATAAGAACAAATCCATGTTCTTACGAAGGTAACTGAGGTTTCAACTTTAATGTATTTTGATCAGATGAAATAATGAGCTATATAGAGTAATGTCGTATGAATATCCAAAGGTGGGTGTTAATTGGTAACAAAATGATTTAATGGTGTAAAATCCAGTAGCAATAGCTTTAGTGGTGATGTGCCAATCACACTAAAATTTAAAGGTGGAAGAACTGATGCTATGATATTCTAAAAATAgtttaaaatacacattaaaagataataatgtttaatattttttctttttcttttttcctgcTAATGTAAAGGTTAATATACAAGACTTTAATTGAGAAAAGGTGAACTAATAGAGTTTGTACtaaaatgttataattaaaaggtCATGAGAAATATACTAAAAGTTAATGTTATATAGCAGTCAAATGCATAAAAAAAGTGAGTTTTTGGCCATACAATTACTCTTTTCTCATCACGGTTACAATAAAAGTTATCACTCATCAGATAATGGAGCTTCTATAATGAATAGTTTACCAGGCATTTCAGATTACATCTGAAACAACTCTACCATCCAAAATAATACAGATGGGAATTCACATAACAAGAAGATAACTCAATTTCTATGCGAGATAATCtctgcaaaaattaaaaacaagaaaaatggagAGGTAGGGAAAATACAAAAGATTAAAACAGAAAACATCTAAAGAAAGCAATCTTTCATTCTTTTTCTATTGAGGCATTTGAGAGTGTGAGCCAGGACCAGGTTGTGCGTTTGGAGGAAGCCCAGATTGATTTCCAGACTGCATGTGTAAAAGTTAAATTGAGTTAGTACCAAATTTATGAGAGGGCATGATACATCAGAAACTGATGTTACACAACCAATTAGGGTAACTAGAACTTTTAAATTGATGATTTATGATATTGAACCAGTTCTTAGTCGAGATTTCTAGGCCTATAATTAGCATGCCTCTTGCTAAACATCAATGTTTATGTtctacttaattaaaaaaataatccacATGCTTCCACAGCTTTAGCAATAATACAACTTTCTCCACCTAATACCACTTTTAACAGTTTTATTTTGTGATACTAAAAAGAATTAAACAAATTGTACCGAGAagaaaattttgatgaaaaatcaTGAGGAATCAGATCAGATCAAAATTATAACAATGAGAGAGAGAAGGAACAAATCGTGAGAATCAGGAAGGTTAAATTAGAGATTGAAGGAACACACTTATGCCCATTCAAATTATTTCAGCTTTGAAGTACACACTAGTAAATAGATTAAACAATAGTTTTGGAACAGCAAAAGGATTAAGTTTAAATAAATTACAAGCAAATCCAAACAATTTCTGGCCATGAATTTCGCATCAGAAAGCTTGAAGCAATTGACTATCTTACCTGGTAAGGATTATACCCTTGCATCATTGGCATTTGTCCACCTTGAGGTCGGTTGAATGAACCACCTTGACCATAACCGGCATTTGATGGTGCCTGCATGTTAGGCATGTTGCCTGGAAAGCCTCCAATAGGAGGCCCTCCACTATTGGGCATGGATCCTGAATGCATTTGATTCATGCCAACATAGGGACCTTGTGGCATAGGAGGCCCCATCTGATTCATTGCACCTTGCATCCCCTACAAGCATAGCATAATTTGCTGAGATATCAATATAATAAATGACAGCTTAATAGTAACAGCCTATTGAAACAATTATCTATAACATCTAATACTTGACTAGATGCTTAATTTTCAGGGCCACATCAACTGACATGCACATtcgttgataaaaaaaataaataacttatgtGGTACAAATTATATATGCAGATAGCTTCAATCACATATACTACTTCTGTACTTTCATGCATAAGTGTAGTTCTTAAATTATTGTTATTTAGAATGTACTATGCagaatataaataaattgattctGAATCTCTCCACTTAATGGTGACCCCAAAAAAAATGTTGCAGTCCACctacaaatcaacatacaacTAATAAGAAAATAGTGATTGCATGCACCTTTGCCTTGTAGTGCGTAGAACATGTATTTCCTCCACCCCAGGAAGATAtaccaatttttattttcttttctttttcaaaataacaatTGCAAAACCTTGTAATTTTGAGTGATTCTTATAACAAAAACAAGGTGAAAAATAAAATCTTCCTTACTAATtcccatattaaaaaaaaaaaacaaaaaaaaagcttcACAAAATTCATACCATAGGACCTGACATTGGTTTTGGATGAGATGGAGGCACCGAAGAAATCATTGGCATGGATCCGGCCATTCCAAGAGGGGGCATTTGTGTTGGGGGGCGAGGCATATGTGGATGAGGGAGCATGGGTGAATGGGAAGGATGTTGTAGCTGTGGCATATTTGGATGCATAGGCATTGGACCCATCTGATGTGGCATTCCCTGGTGTTGATGTTGTGGCATCTGCTGAGGATTCTGCTGGTACGGTTGCTGTTGATTGGCCGCAAGAAGAGAAGGATGTGGACCTGGGGGAAGAGGAGGGGCACCCATTGATACTGGATGAGATTGCTGATCTCCCTGAGGTGTATCAAGCGAAGGAATGGCCAGGGGCATCGCAACTCCAACACCTGGAATTGTACCCTCATTTCGAGTCAACCCAGGGGCAAATGGTCCTGGCGTCGTTGGACCCTCGGGTACAGGAAAGTTACCACCAACTCGACCAGCTACAGGAGTTTGCTCAGCATATCCTGTTTGAGTAAGATATATTAAGATGTTTCTTAACAGCCTTCCACTGCTAGGcatttttttccacttttgacTCGACTTTAACAATGACAAGTGCGTTTGGTATGATTTTATATCATGAGGAAATTCTGCTAATTATCAGACCCCACAGTGTAACAATAATTGATAGGAACAAGTAAAACCAAAATATTTTAACATTTATGAGAAGCAAAGGAATCATATGCTGCTTCTTTTGCCTTATAAGAAACTGACAAACCTTGCATACCCATGTTAAATCTATCACGACCAGTGTCTCCTGGCCTATTCCGACACCAAAACTTTGTTGTGTGATCACTGCTACCGCtgcaaggaaagaaaatggaatTCAAACATTATTTCTAAGGCACCAAGAAAGCACAACTGCAACATCCAAGTTTAACATTGTACATGGGCACTTCCTGTTCAGACACTTGGAGGGAACCTTAAAAGAAACCTGCAACTGTTCATTACATTTCCTTTTCCATTATTTCCTTCTGAAGACTATTTTCAAAACCATCTTTAAAACAGCAAATCAATGCTACAGACAGT from Arachis hypogaea cultivar Tifrunner chromosome 10, arahy.Tifrunner.gnm2.J5K5, whole genome shotgun sequence includes:
- the LOC112716989 gene encoding uncharacterized protein; the protein is MARDSVLTRVATGAAVGGAIGGAVGAVYGTYDAIRYKVPGALKIRHIGQTTLGSAAVFSLFLAAGSLIRSH